Proteins from a genomic interval of Drosophila melanogaster chromosome 2R:
- the Sec31 gene encoding secretory 31, isoform D: MKIKELQKTVNIAWSPAQQQQILLAAGTAAQQFDSNANSTLELYSPNFSDATYDLELRASVSSQYKFQKLIWSPVGPHPSGLIVGGCEAGQINIYSADKLLAGKEEPLLKRQDKHTGAVSGLDFNPFQNNLLASCASESEILIWDLNNPETSMSPGTKTQPLEDVKNVAWNRQVQHILASVFSTRCVIWDLRKSQQIIKLSDSQSRVRWHAIEWHPEAATQVWLASEDDQAPVVQLWDLRYATAPAKTYQIHERGVLGMSWCLQDNDLMVSCGKDNRIYCWNPNTKIPEGEILSEVATTASWYSDVQFCPRNPALIASASLEGAVSIYSLHGGTHHLVQTANKIADSFPGMDQFAQEPIPQQATQVVYHDLAHAPKWMKRPCGVAFGFGGKLVSFNGTSKTVKVQQLTTESALVDRANALERSLVDANYSDYCRQRADETPDQHGRYIWYFIKANFELNPKEEMLNLLGYNKDDIDSKFNKFIKETDGNSHSDVDTLTTRISTLTHSDSSEVECDQSTNYSTDNSQTQDNKFDGNAIDSQNHNDFATPPRPQFKVPSGDHSDSLIAEAILTGNVDAAVELCLEAQRIPEALIIASTAGIETLNRTQTRYLLQQKNELSHVISALVSRDWLDFVNRCTVDSWKEALVAALKHSERKVVDICERLGDRLLSECASSAEFTRNAMLCYICAGSIDKLVTAWYQLKRLEQQNPGYKPNTTELQDLAEMVMLMCKSLEQQGISVDLAGRFAGFLTEYGGLLASQGALTAALQYITTLGGGAAASESDVLQSLRDRINNAVNLDYTQPQAAVAAAPHGYQPTRGRGSFSQPQPSAPMPYGQPPNQYAQPSWPAQVPPLQTSYPGAQQPQAPPQIFNPQPVKPEPLAQPPRPLSNASSSGGPPPAGGASSSGGSGLSGRSKYVLDPSVAAPTSSYGMPYNPVPAPVPSAVPFGGGGVPGPAPQPASVPTYNSNAFNTNPIAAAQPYNPSPLMPAQQNQFVPGVNPIETMPPPAVPPVIQNVQRNPTPPPGWNDPPALKSSRAPKPKPVVEPSAAIFHPLFPVDPNQNQNGYVDPSQYQHAAPLGGVPNTYYNPAAFNNNPQQQQQHQQSYLQPQQPAPGIQQPNWQGQQQTIGYTEQPAPIQQQRQPAPPKEKPPLPEEYIYLQTVLEELKNRCLGATNDPRTKRKFVDVVKRLENLYDCLRDGKLTPTTVQYLNQIVQYIQISDYANAMEIHTQIAFGTDFAQCAGFMQGLKVLLQSASELQLVLR; encoded by the exons ATGAAGATCAAGGAACTGCAAAAGACGGTGAACATCGCCTGGTCGccggcgcagcagcagcagattcTCTTGGCCGCCGGCACCGCCGCCCAACAATTCGATTCCAATGCCAATTCCACTCTGGAGTTGTACTCACCGAACTTCAGCGATGCCACATACGATCTGGAGCTGAGGGCCAGCGTTTCCAGCCAGTACAA GTTCCAAAAACTCATCTGGTCCCCAGTGGGACCACACCCCAGTGGCCTGATTGTGGGCGGCTGCGAGGCGGGGCAGATCAACATATACTCAGCCGACAAGCTGCTTGCAGGCAAGGAGGAGCCGCTTCTGAAGCGCCAGGACAAGCACACAGGCGCCGTTAGCGGGTTGGACTTCAATCCCTTCCAGAACAACCTGCTGGCCTCATGCGCCTCCGAATCGGAAATCCTAATCTGGGACCTCAACAACCCGGAAACAAGCATGAGTCCCGGCACCAAGACACAACCACTGGAGGACGTAAAGAACGTAGCATGGAACAGGCAGGTGCAGCACATTCTAGCCTCCGTGTTCAGCACACGCTGCGTGATTTGGGATCTGCGTAAGAGTCAGCAGATCATCAAGCTCTCCGACTCGCAGTCGCGAGTGAGGTGGCACGCTATTGAGTGGCATCCGGAGGCGGCGACGCAGGTGTGGCTGGCTTCCGAGGACGACCAGGCGCCAGTGGTGCAGCTGTGGGATCTGCGATATGCCACGGCTCCAGCCAAAACATACCAGATTCATGAGCGCGGAGTGCTGGGAATGTCGTGGTGCCTGCAGGACAACGATCTAATGGTTTCGTGTGGCAAAGACAACCGCATCTATTGCTGGAACCCCAATACCAAGATTCCAGAGGGAGAAATCCTATCTGAGGTTGCCACCACTGCCTCGTGGTACTCCGATGTGCAGTTTTGCCCACGTAATCCAGCTCTGATAGCTAGCGCCAGCTTGGAGGGAGCAGTTTCCATTTACTCTCTACATGGAGGCACTCACCACCTTGTGCAAACCGCCAACAAGATTGCCGACTCGTTTCCGGGCATGGATCAGTTTGCCCAGGAGCCAATTCCGCAGCAGGCCACGCAAGTGGTTTACCATGACCTGGCGCACGCTCCCAAATGGATGAAGCGGCCCTGTGGCGTTGCCTTTGGA TTCGGTGGCAAGTTGGTCAGTTTCAATGGAACCTCGAAAACGGTCAAGGTCCAACAGCTAACCACCGAATCCGCCCTTGTGGACCGGGCTAATGCCCTGGAACGCTCTCTGGTCGATGCCAATTATTCGGATTACTGTCGGCAGCGAGCAGACGAGACACCGGATCAGCATGGCCGCTACATCTGGTACTTTATTAAGGCGAACTTCGAGCTTAATCCCAAGGAGGAAATGCTGAACCTTTTGG GCTACAACAAAGACGACATCGATAGCAAGTTCAACAAGTTTATCAAGGAAACGGATGGCAACTCGCATTCGGATGTGGATACTCTGACGACCCGCATCTCGACACTGACCCAT AGCGACTCTTCTGAGGTCGAGTGTGATCAGAGTACTAACTATAGCACCGATAATTCG CAGACGCAAGATAACAAGTTTGATGGCAATGCAATCGACTCACAAAATCACAACGACTTTGCCACTCCTCCGAGGCCGCAATTCAAGGTTCCCAGCGGAGACC ACTCGGATAGCCTGATTGCCGAGGCAATACTCACTGGCAATGTGGACGCTGCCGTGGAGCTCTGTCTGGAAGCACAGCGCATTCCTGAAGCCCTGATTATCGCCTCAACGGCTGGCATTGAGACTCTGAACCGCACGCAAACGCGCTACCTGCTGCAGCAGAAGAACGAGCTATCGCACGTTATCTCCGCTTTGGTATCGCGCGACTGGTTGGACTTCGTCAACAGATGCACTGTGGACTCGTGGAAGGAGGCCCTGGTGGCCGCGCTCAAGCACAGCGAGCGCAAGGTGGTGGACATCTGCGAGCGACTAGGCGATCGCCTCTTAAGTGAGTGCGCCTCAAGCGCCGAGTTTACGCGCAACGCCATGCTCTGCTACATTTGCGCCGGCAGCATCGACAAACTGGTCACCGCGTGGTACCAGTTAAAGCGGCTGGAGCAGCAGAACCCCGGCTACAAGCCCAACACCACAGAGCTGCAGGACTTGGCTGAGATGGTGATGCTGATGTGCAAGTCGTTGGAGCAGCAAGGCATATCCGTGGACTTGGCTGGTCGCTTTGCCGGCTTTCTGACTGAGTACGGCGGTCTTCTTGCGTCCCAGGGTGCTCTGACTGCAGCCCTGCAGTACATTACCACCTTGGGCGGAGGAGCTGCCGCCAGCGAAAGCGATGTTCTGCAGAGCCTACGAGACCGGATAAATAACGCTGTCAACCTGGACTACACCCAGCCACAGGCAGCAGTCGCTGCTGCGCCACACGGCTACCAACCGACTCGTGGTCGTGGATCGTTCTCGCAGCCACAGCCTTCGGCTCCCATGCCCTACGGCCAGCCGCCCAATCAGTATGCACAGCCCAGCTGGCCAGCGCAAGTGCCTCCACTACAAACAAGCTACCCAGGAGCCCAGCAGCCTCAGGCTCCGCCGCAGATATTCAATCCGCAGCCTGTGAAACCAGAGCCCCTGGCCCAACCACCGCGCCCACTCAGCAATGCCAGCTCTTCAGGTGGTCCGCCGCCAGCAGGCGGCGCATCATCCTCCGGCGGATCGGGTCTTTCTGGCCGCTCCAAATACGTTTTGGACCCATCTGTAGCAGCTCCAACCAGTTCCTACGGAATGCCATACAATCCAGTGCCGGCCCCCGTTCCATCAGCGGTTCCATTTGGCGGCGGAGGAGTGCCTGGGCCCGCACCCCAGCCAGCTAGCGTGCCAACGTACAACAGCAACGCGTTCAACACGAATCCTATTGCGGCTGCCCAACCTTACAACCCTTCGCCACTCATGCCAGCTCAGCAGAATCAGTTCGTGCCCGGTGTGAATCCCATCGAGACAATGCCACCGCCGGCTGTGCCACCAGTCATCCAGAATGTGCAACGCAATCCCACACCACCACCTGGCTGGAACGATCCTCCTGCACTGAAATCTTCGCGAGCG CCTAAGCCGAAGCCGGTGGTTGAGCCAAGTGCTGCTATCTTCCATCCCCTGTTCCCAGTCGACCCGAATCAGAACCAGAACGGTTATGTGGACCCCTCTCAATATCAG CACGCAGCACCACTTGGAGGAGTGCCCAATACGTACTACAACCCGGCTGCCTTCAACAACAatccccagcagcagcagcagcatcagcaatcATATCTCCAGCCTCAGCAGCCAGCCCCTGGGATTCAGCAGCCAAACTGGCAGGGACAACAGCAAACCATTGGCTATACCGAGCAGCCAGCGCCCATCCAGCAACAGCGCCAACCGGCGCCGCCCAAGGAGAAGCCACCACTCCCCGAGGAGTACATCTACTTGCAGACTGTGCTGGAGGAGCTGAAGAACCGCTGCCTGGGCGCAACCAATGATCCG CGCACAAAACGAAAGTTTGTCGATGTTGTCAAGAGGCTCGAAAATCTCTACGACTGCCTGAGAGATGGAAAG CTCACTCCCACCACGGTGCAATATCTGAATCAAATAGTTCAGTACATTCAAATATCCGACTATGCCAATGCTATGGAAATCCACACGCAAATCGCCTTCGGAACGGACTTTGCGCAGTGCGCGGGCTTTATGCAGGGACTGAAGGTCCTACTGCAATCCGCATCCGAGCTACAGTTGGTTCTGCGTTAG
- the Sec31 gene encoding secretory 31, isoform C yields the protein MKIKELQKTVNIAWSPAQQQQILLAAGTAAQQFDSNANSTLELYSPNFSDATYDLELRASVSSQYKFQKLIWSPVGPHPSGLIVGGCEAGQINIYSADKLLAGKEEPLLKRQDKHTGAVSGLDFNPFQNNLLASCASESEILIWDLNNPETSMSPGTKTQPLEDVKNVAWNRQVQHILASVFSTRCVIWDLRKSQQIIKLSDSQSRVRWHAIEWHPEAATQVWLASEDDQAPVVQLWDLRYATAPAKTYQIHERGVLGMSWCLQDNDLMVSCGKDNRIYCWNPNTKIPEGEILSEVATTASWYSDVQFCPRNPALIASASLEGAVSIYSLHGGTHHLVQTANKIADSFPGMDQFAQEPIPQQATQVVYHDLAHAPKWMKRPCGVAFGFGGKLVSFNGTSKTVKVQQLTTESALVDRANALERSLVDANYSDYCRQRADETPDQHGRYIWYFIKANFELNPKEEMLNLLGYNKDDIDSKFNKFIKETDGNSHSDVDTLTTRISTLTHSDSSEVECDQSTNYSTDNSTQDNKFDGNAIDSQNHNDFATPPRPQFKVPSGDHSDSLIAEAILTGNVDAAVELCLEAQRIPEALIIASTAGIETLNRTQTRYLLQQKNELSHVISALVSRDWLDFVNRCTVDSWKEALVAALKHSERKVVDICERLGDRLLSECASSAEFTRNAMLCYICAGSIDKLVTAWYQLKRLEQQNPGYKPNTTELQDLAEMVMLMCKSLEQQGISVDLAGRFAGFLTEYGGLLASQGALTAALQYITTLGGGAAASESDVLQSLRDRINNAVNLDYTQPQAAVAAAPHGYQPTRGRGSFSQPQPSAPMPYGQPPNQYAQPSWPAQVPPLQTSYPGAQQPQAPPQIFNPQPVKPEPLAQPPRPLSNASSSGGPPPAGGASSSGGSGLSGRSKYVLDPSVAAPTSSYGMPYNPVPAPVPSAVPFGGGGVPGPAPQPASVPTYNSNAFNTNPIAAAQPYNPSPLMPAQQNQFVPGVNPIETMPPPAVPPVIQNVQRNPTPPPGWNDPPALKSSRAPKPKPVVEPSAAIFHPLFPVDPNQNQNGYVDPSQYQHAAPLGGVPNTYYNPAAFNNNPQQQQQHQQSYLQPQQPAPGIQQPNWQGQQQTIGYTEQPAPIQQQRQPAPPKEKPPLPEEYIYLQTVLEELKNRCLGATNDPRTKRKFVDVVKRLENLYDCLRDGKLTPTTVQYLNQIVQYIQISDYANAMEIHTQIAFGTDFAQCAGFMQGLKVLLQSASELQLVLR from the exons ATGAAGATCAAGGAACTGCAAAAGACGGTGAACATCGCCTGGTCGccggcgcagcagcagcagattcTCTTGGCCGCCGGCACCGCCGCCCAACAATTCGATTCCAATGCCAATTCCACTCTGGAGTTGTACTCACCGAACTTCAGCGATGCCACATACGATCTGGAGCTGAGGGCCAGCGTTTCCAGCCAGTACAA GTTCCAAAAACTCATCTGGTCCCCAGTGGGACCACACCCCAGTGGCCTGATTGTGGGCGGCTGCGAGGCGGGGCAGATCAACATATACTCAGCCGACAAGCTGCTTGCAGGCAAGGAGGAGCCGCTTCTGAAGCGCCAGGACAAGCACACAGGCGCCGTTAGCGGGTTGGACTTCAATCCCTTCCAGAACAACCTGCTGGCCTCATGCGCCTCCGAATCGGAAATCCTAATCTGGGACCTCAACAACCCGGAAACAAGCATGAGTCCCGGCACCAAGACACAACCACTGGAGGACGTAAAGAACGTAGCATGGAACAGGCAGGTGCAGCACATTCTAGCCTCCGTGTTCAGCACACGCTGCGTGATTTGGGATCTGCGTAAGAGTCAGCAGATCATCAAGCTCTCCGACTCGCAGTCGCGAGTGAGGTGGCACGCTATTGAGTGGCATCCGGAGGCGGCGACGCAGGTGTGGCTGGCTTCCGAGGACGACCAGGCGCCAGTGGTGCAGCTGTGGGATCTGCGATATGCCACGGCTCCAGCCAAAACATACCAGATTCATGAGCGCGGAGTGCTGGGAATGTCGTGGTGCCTGCAGGACAACGATCTAATGGTTTCGTGTGGCAAAGACAACCGCATCTATTGCTGGAACCCCAATACCAAGATTCCAGAGGGAGAAATCCTATCTGAGGTTGCCACCACTGCCTCGTGGTACTCCGATGTGCAGTTTTGCCCACGTAATCCAGCTCTGATAGCTAGCGCCAGCTTGGAGGGAGCAGTTTCCATTTACTCTCTACATGGAGGCACTCACCACCTTGTGCAAACCGCCAACAAGATTGCCGACTCGTTTCCGGGCATGGATCAGTTTGCCCAGGAGCCAATTCCGCAGCAGGCCACGCAAGTGGTTTACCATGACCTGGCGCACGCTCCCAAATGGATGAAGCGGCCCTGTGGCGTTGCCTTTGGA TTCGGTGGCAAGTTGGTCAGTTTCAATGGAACCTCGAAAACGGTCAAGGTCCAACAGCTAACCACCGAATCCGCCCTTGTGGACCGGGCTAATGCCCTGGAACGCTCTCTGGTCGATGCCAATTATTCGGATTACTGTCGGCAGCGAGCAGACGAGACACCGGATCAGCATGGCCGCTACATCTGGTACTTTATTAAGGCGAACTTCGAGCTTAATCCCAAGGAGGAAATGCTGAACCTTTTGG GCTACAACAAAGACGACATCGATAGCAAGTTCAACAAGTTTATCAAGGAAACGGATGGCAACTCGCATTCGGATGTGGATACTCTGACGACCCGCATCTCGACACTGACCCAT AGCGACTCTTCTGAGGTCGAGTGTGATCAGAGTACTAACTATAGCACCGATAATTCG ACGCAAGATAACAAGTTTGATGGCAATGCAATCGACTCACAAAATCACAACGACTTTGCCACTCCTCCGAGGCCGCAATTCAAGGTTCCCAGCGGAGACC ACTCGGATAGCCTGATTGCCGAGGCAATACTCACTGGCAATGTGGACGCTGCCGTGGAGCTCTGTCTGGAAGCACAGCGCATTCCTGAAGCCCTGATTATCGCCTCAACGGCTGGCATTGAGACTCTGAACCGCACGCAAACGCGCTACCTGCTGCAGCAGAAGAACGAGCTATCGCACGTTATCTCCGCTTTGGTATCGCGCGACTGGTTGGACTTCGTCAACAGATGCACTGTGGACTCGTGGAAGGAGGCCCTGGTGGCCGCGCTCAAGCACAGCGAGCGCAAGGTGGTGGACATCTGCGAGCGACTAGGCGATCGCCTCTTAAGTGAGTGCGCCTCAAGCGCCGAGTTTACGCGCAACGCCATGCTCTGCTACATTTGCGCCGGCAGCATCGACAAACTGGTCACCGCGTGGTACCAGTTAAAGCGGCTGGAGCAGCAGAACCCCGGCTACAAGCCCAACACCACAGAGCTGCAGGACTTGGCTGAGATGGTGATGCTGATGTGCAAGTCGTTGGAGCAGCAAGGCATATCCGTGGACTTGGCTGGTCGCTTTGCCGGCTTTCTGACTGAGTACGGCGGTCTTCTTGCGTCCCAGGGTGCTCTGACTGCAGCCCTGCAGTACATTACCACCTTGGGCGGAGGAGCTGCCGCCAGCGAAAGCGATGTTCTGCAGAGCCTACGAGACCGGATAAATAACGCTGTCAACCTGGACTACACCCAGCCACAGGCAGCAGTCGCTGCTGCGCCACACGGCTACCAACCGACTCGTGGTCGTGGATCGTTCTCGCAGCCACAGCCTTCGGCTCCCATGCCCTACGGCCAGCCGCCCAATCAGTATGCACAGCCCAGCTGGCCAGCGCAAGTGCCTCCACTACAAACAAGCTACCCAGGAGCCCAGCAGCCTCAGGCTCCGCCGCAGATATTCAATCCGCAGCCTGTGAAACCAGAGCCCCTGGCCCAACCACCGCGCCCACTCAGCAATGCCAGCTCTTCAGGTGGTCCGCCGCCAGCAGGCGGCGCATCATCCTCCGGCGGATCGGGTCTTTCTGGCCGCTCCAAATACGTTTTGGACCCATCTGTAGCAGCTCCAACCAGTTCCTACGGAATGCCATACAATCCAGTGCCGGCCCCCGTTCCATCAGCGGTTCCATTTGGCGGCGGAGGAGTGCCTGGGCCCGCACCCCAGCCAGCTAGCGTGCCAACGTACAACAGCAACGCGTTCAACACGAATCCTATTGCGGCTGCCCAACCTTACAACCCTTCGCCACTCATGCCAGCTCAGCAGAATCAGTTCGTGCCCGGTGTGAATCCCATCGAGACAATGCCACCGCCGGCTGTGCCACCAGTCATCCAGAATGTGCAACGCAATCCCACACCACCACCTGGCTGGAACGATCCTCCTGCACTGAAATCTTCGCGAGCG CCTAAGCCGAAGCCGGTGGTTGAGCCAAGTGCTGCTATCTTCCATCCCCTGTTCCCAGTCGACCCGAATCAGAACCAGAACGGTTATGTGGACCCCTCTCAATATCAG CACGCAGCACCACTTGGAGGAGTGCCCAATACGTACTACAACCCGGCTGCCTTCAACAACAatccccagcagcagcagcagcatcagcaatcATATCTCCAGCCTCAGCAGCCAGCCCCTGGGATTCAGCAGCCAAACTGGCAGGGACAACAGCAAACCATTGGCTATACCGAGCAGCCAGCGCCCATCCAGCAACAGCGCCAACCGGCGCCGCCCAAGGAGAAGCCACCACTCCCCGAGGAGTACATCTACTTGCAGACTGTGCTGGAGGAGCTGAAGAACCGCTGCCTGGGCGCAACCAATGATCCG CGCACAAAACGAAAGTTTGTCGATGTTGTCAAGAGGCTCGAAAATCTCTACGACTGCCTGAGAGATGGAAAG CTCACTCCCACCACGGTGCAATATCTGAATCAAATAGTTCAGTACATTCAAATATCCGACTATGCCAATGCTATGGAAATCCACACGCAAATCGCCTTCGGAACGGACTTTGCGCAGTGCGCGGGCTTTATGCAGGGACTGAAGGTCCTACTGCAATCCGCATCCGAGCTACAGTTGGTTCTGCGTTAG
- the Sec31 gene encoding secretory 31, isoform B produces MKIKELQKTVNIAWSPAQQQQILLAAGTAAQQFDSNANSTLELYSPNFSDATYDLELRASVSSQYKFQKLIWSPVGPHPSGLIVGGCEAGQINIYSADKLLAGKEEPLLKRQDKHTGAVSGLDFNPFQNNLLASCASESEILIWDLNNPETSMSPGTKTQPLEDVKNVAWNRQVQHILASVFSTRCVIWDLRKSQQIIKLSDSQSRVRWHAIEWHPEAATQVWLASEDDQAPVVQLWDLRYATAPAKTYQIHERGVLGMSWCLQDNDLMVSCGKDNRIYCWNPNTKIPEGEILSEVATTASWYSDVQFCPRNPALIASASLEGAVSIYSLHGGTHHLVQTANKIADSFPGMDQFAQEPIPQQATQVVYHDLAHAPKWMKRPCGVAFGFGGKLVSFNGTSKTVKVQQLTTESALVDRANALERSLVDANYSDYCRQRADETPDQHGRYIWYFIKANFELNPKEEMLNLLGYNKDDIDSKFNKFIKETDGNSHSDVDTLTTRISTLTHQTQDNKFDGNAIDSQNHNDFATPPRPQFKVPSGDHSDSLIAEAILTGNVDAAVELCLEAQRIPEALIIASTAGIETLNRTQTRYLLQQKNELSHVISALVSRDWLDFVNRCTVDSWKEALVAALKHSERKVVDICERLGDRLLSECASSAEFTRNAMLCYICAGSIDKLVTAWYQLKRLEQQNPGYKPNTTELQDLAEMVMLMCKSLEQQGISVDLAGRFAGFLTEYGGLLASQGALTAALQYITTLGGGAAASESDVLQSLRDRINNAVNLDYTQPQAAVAAAPHGYQPTRGRGSFSQPQPSAPMPYGQPPNQYAQPSWPAQVPPLQTSYPGAQQPQAPPQIFNPQPVKPEPLAQPPRPLSNASSSGGPPPAGGASSSGGSGLSGRSKYVLDPSVAAPTSSYGMPYNPVPAPVPSAVPFGGGGVPGPAPQPASVPTYNSNAFNTNPIAAAQPYNPSPLMPAQQNQFVPGVNPIETMPPPAVPPVIQNVQRNPTPPPGWNDPPALKSSRAPKPKPVVEPSAAIFHPLFPVDPNQNQNGYVDPSQYQHAAPLGGVPNTYYNPAAFNNNPQQQQQHQQSYLQPQQPAPGIQQPNWQGQQQTIGYTEQPAPIQQQRQPAPPKEKPPLPEEYIYLQTVLEELKNRCLGATNDPRTKRKFVDVVKRLENLYDCLRDGKLTPTTVQYLNQIVQYIQISDYANAMEIHTQIAFGTDFAQCAGFMQGLKVLLQSASELQLVLR; encoded by the exons ATGAAGATCAAGGAACTGCAAAAGACGGTGAACATCGCCTGGTCGccggcgcagcagcagcagattcTCTTGGCCGCCGGCACCGCCGCCCAACAATTCGATTCCAATGCCAATTCCACTCTGGAGTTGTACTCACCGAACTTCAGCGATGCCACATACGATCTGGAGCTGAGGGCCAGCGTTTCCAGCCAGTACAA GTTCCAAAAACTCATCTGGTCCCCAGTGGGACCACACCCCAGTGGCCTGATTGTGGGCGGCTGCGAGGCGGGGCAGATCAACATATACTCAGCCGACAAGCTGCTTGCAGGCAAGGAGGAGCCGCTTCTGAAGCGCCAGGACAAGCACACAGGCGCCGTTAGCGGGTTGGACTTCAATCCCTTCCAGAACAACCTGCTGGCCTCATGCGCCTCCGAATCGGAAATCCTAATCTGGGACCTCAACAACCCGGAAACAAGCATGAGTCCCGGCACCAAGACACAACCACTGGAGGACGTAAAGAACGTAGCATGGAACAGGCAGGTGCAGCACATTCTAGCCTCCGTGTTCAGCACACGCTGCGTGATTTGGGATCTGCGTAAGAGTCAGCAGATCATCAAGCTCTCCGACTCGCAGTCGCGAGTGAGGTGGCACGCTATTGAGTGGCATCCGGAGGCGGCGACGCAGGTGTGGCTGGCTTCCGAGGACGACCAGGCGCCAGTGGTGCAGCTGTGGGATCTGCGATATGCCACGGCTCCAGCCAAAACATACCAGATTCATGAGCGCGGAGTGCTGGGAATGTCGTGGTGCCTGCAGGACAACGATCTAATGGTTTCGTGTGGCAAAGACAACCGCATCTATTGCTGGAACCCCAATACCAAGATTCCAGAGGGAGAAATCCTATCTGAGGTTGCCACCACTGCCTCGTGGTACTCCGATGTGCAGTTTTGCCCACGTAATCCAGCTCTGATAGCTAGCGCCAGCTTGGAGGGAGCAGTTTCCATTTACTCTCTACATGGAGGCACTCACCACCTTGTGCAAACCGCCAACAAGATTGCCGACTCGTTTCCGGGCATGGATCAGTTTGCCCAGGAGCCAATTCCGCAGCAGGCCACGCAAGTGGTTTACCATGACCTGGCGCACGCTCCCAAATGGATGAAGCGGCCCTGTGGCGTTGCCTTTGGA TTCGGTGGCAAGTTGGTCAGTTTCAATGGAACCTCGAAAACGGTCAAGGTCCAACAGCTAACCACCGAATCCGCCCTTGTGGACCGGGCTAATGCCCTGGAACGCTCTCTGGTCGATGCCAATTATTCGGATTACTGTCGGCAGCGAGCAGACGAGACACCGGATCAGCATGGCCGCTACATCTGGTACTTTATTAAGGCGAACTTCGAGCTTAATCCCAAGGAGGAAATGCTGAACCTTTTGG GCTACAACAAAGACGACATCGATAGCAAGTTCAACAAGTTTATCAAGGAAACGGATGGCAACTCGCATTCGGATGTGGATACTCTGACGACCCGCATCTCGACACTGACCCAT CAGACGCAAGATAACAAGTTTGATGGCAATGCAATCGACTCACAAAATCACAACGACTTTGCCACTCCTCCGAGGCCGCAATTCAAGGTTCCCAGCGGAGACC ACTCGGATAGCCTGATTGCCGAGGCAATACTCACTGGCAATGTGGACGCTGCCGTGGAGCTCTGTCTGGAAGCACAGCGCATTCCTGAAGCCCTGATTATCGCCTCAACGGCTGGCATTGAGACTCTGAACCGCACGCAAACGCGCTACCTGCTGCAGCAGAAGAACGAGCTATCGCACGTTATCTCCGCTTTGGTATCGCGCGACTGGTTGGACTTCGTCAACAGATGCACTGTGGACTCGTGGAAGGAGGCCCTGGTGGCCGCGCTCAAGCACAGCGAGCGCAAGGTGGTGGACATCTGCGAGCGACTAGGCGATCGCCTCTTAAGTGAGTGCGCCTCAAGCGCCGAGTTTACGCGCAACGCCATGCTCTGCTACATTTGCGCCGGCAGCATCGACAAACTGGTCACCGCGTGGTACCAGTTAAAGCGGCTGGAGCAGCAGAACCCCGGCTACAAGCCCAACACCACAGAGCTGCAGGACTTGGCTGAGATGGTGATGCTGATGTGCAAGTCGTTGGAGCAGCAAGGCATATCCGTGGACTTGGCTGGTCGCTTTGCCGGCTTTCTGACTGAGTACGGCGGTCTTCTTGCGTCCCAGGGTGCTCTGACTGCAGCCCTGCAGTACATTACCACCTTGGGCGGAGGAGCTGCCGCCAGCGAAAGCGATGTTCTGCAGAGCCTACGAGACCGGATAAATAACGCTGTCAACCTGGACTACACCCAGCCACAGGCAGCAGTCGCTGCTGCGCCACACGGCTACCAACCGACTCGTGGTCGTGGATCGTTCTCGCAGCCACAGCCTTCGGCTCCCATGCCCTACGGCCAGCCGCCCAATCAGTATGCACAGCCCAGCTGGCCAGCGCAAGTGCCTCCACTACAAACAAGCTACCCAGGAGCCCAGCAGCCTCAGGCTCCGCCGCAGATATTCAATCCGCAGCCTGTGAAACCAGAGCCCCTGGCCCAACCACCGCGCCCACTCAGCAATGCCAGCTCTTCAGGTGGTCCGCCGCCAGCAGGCGGCGCATCATCCTCCGGCGGATCGGGTCTTTCTGGCCGCTCCAAATACGTTTTGGACCCATCTGTAGCAGCTCCAACCAGTTCCTACGGAATGCCATACAATCCAGTGCCGGCCCCCGTTCCATCAGCGGTTCCATTTGGCGGCGGAGGAGTGCCTGGGCCCGCACCCCAGCCAGCTAGCGTGCCAACGTACAACAGCAACGCGTTCAACACGAATCCTATTGCGGCTGCCCAACCTTACAACCCTTCGCCACTCATGCCAGCTCAGCAGAATCAGTTCGTGCCCGGTGTGAATCCCATCGAGACAATGCCACCGCCGGCTGTGCCACCAGTCATCCAGAATGTGCAACGCAATCCCACACCACCACCTGGCTGGAACGATCCTCCTGCACTGAAATCTTCGCGAGCG CCTAAGCCGAAGCCGGTGGTTGAGCCAAGTGCTGCTATCTTCCATCCCCTGTTCCCAGTCGACCCGAATCAGAACCAGAACGGTTATGTGGACCCCTCTCAATATCAG CACGCAGCACCACTTGGAGGAGTGCCCAATACGTACTACAACCCGGCTGCCTTCAACAACAatccccagcagcagcagcagcatcagcaatcATATCTCCAGCCTCAGCAGCCAGCCCCTGGGATTCAGCAGCCAAACTGGCAGGGACAACAGCAAACCATTGGCTATACCGAGCAGCCAGCGCCCATCCAGCAACAGCGCCAACCGGCGCCGCCCAAGGAGAAGCCACCACTCCCCGAGGAGTACATCTACTTGCAGACTGTGCTGGAGGAGCTGAAGAACCGCTGCCTGGGCGCAACCAATGATCCG CGCACAAAACGAAAGTTTGTCGATGTTGTCAAGAGGCTCGAAAATCTCTACGACTGCCTGAGAGATGGAAAG CTCACTCCCACCACGGTGCAATATCTGAATCAAATAGTTCAGTACATTCAAATATCCGACTATGCCAATGCTATGGAAATCCACACGCAAATCGCCTTCGGAACGGACTTTGCGCAGTGCGCGGGCTTTATGCAGGGACTGAAGGTCCTACTGCAATCCGCATCCGAGCTACAGTTGGTTCTGCGTTAG